One window of the Pseudomonas knackmussii B13 genome contains the following:
- a CDS encoding asparaginase has product MRAVQNLFVLYTGGTIGMLQTAEGLAPASGFEARMRGWLADSGRTPSFAWRLQEMQPLLDSANMQQANWLAMRDAIVEAVEQGGHDGVLVLHGTDTLSYTAAALSFLLLGLDVPVLLTGSMLPAGAPGSDAWANLGGALDALGRGEVSGVQVFFGGQQLHGARVTKRHSEAFDSFCEPHRDRHGVRAEQIPQQLRYNQPRQPVRLAVQPLFPGLQAEQLDAVLKSGVQAVLLECYGSGTGPSDNQALLEALGAARKRGVLLAAISQCYEGSVVFDIYAAGSRLRDAGLVSGGGMTREAALGKLFALLGAGLDVAEAERWFALDLCGELAE; this is encoded by the coding sequence ATGCGTGCAGTACAGAACCTCTTCGTCCTCTATACCGGCGGCACCATCGGTATGCTGCAGACCGCCGAAGGCCTGGCCCCGGCGAGCGGTTTCGAGGCGCGCATGCGCGGCTGGCTGGCCGACAGCGGCCGCACCCCGTCCTTCGCCTGGCGCCTGCAGGAAATGCAGCCGCTGCTCGACAGCGCCAACATGCAGCAGGCCAATTGGCTGGCCATGCGTGACGCCATCGTCGAGGCGGTGGAGCAGGGCGGCCATGACGGCGTGCTCGTGCTGCACGGCACCGACACCCTTTCGTACACCGCGGCCGCGCTGTCCTTCCTGCTGCTTGGCCTTGACGTGCCGGTCCTACTGACCGGTTCCATGCTGCCGGCCGGCGCGCCGGGCAGCGATGCCTGGGCCAACCTCGGTGGCGCTCTGGATGCGCTGGGGCGCGGCGAAGTCTCCGGCGTGCAGGTCTTCTTCGGAGGCCAGCAATTGCACGGCGCACGGGTCACCAAGCGTCACAGCGAAGCCTTCGACTCCTTCTGCGAACCGCACCGTGACCGCCACGGCGTGCGCGCGGAACAGATTCCCCAGCAACTGCGCTACAACCAGCCGCGCCAACCGGTGCGTTTAGCGGTGCAGCCGCTGTTCCCCGGCCTGCAGGCCGAGCAACTCGACGCCGTGCTCAAGAGTGGCGTTCAGGCTGTATTGCTGGAGTGCTACGGCAGCGGCACCGGCCCGTCGGACAATCAAGCGCTGCTCGAAGCCCTGGGCGCGGCACGCAAACGCGGCGTGCTGCTCGCGGCGATCAGCCAGTGCTATGAAGGCAGCGTGGTCTTCGACATCTACGCCGCCGGCAGCCGCCTGCGCGATGCAGGGCTGGTGTCCGGTGGTGGCATGACCCGCGAAGCAGCCCTCGGCAAGCTCTTCGCCCTGTTGGGCGCGGGGCTGGACGTGGCCGAGGCGGAGCGCTGGTTCGCCCTGGACCTGTGCGGGGAATTGGCGGAATAG
- a CDS encoding alanine/glycine:cation symporter family protein — protein MLDALNDFLSGKVLIVLIVGLGSYFTLRSRFVQFRHFGHMFGVFKESIRGQAGQLSSFQALMLSLAGRVGAGNIAGVGIAVTLGGPGAVFWMWVTALVGMSSSFFECTLAQVYKRADGDGLYRGGPAYYIEHGLKLKTMAVVFSVLLLVTYGFAFNGLQSYTVTHSLQNAFGFAPQHTGIALAVLLAIVFVGGIKRIASVSDLLVPVKTLAYIGVTLYVIGTQIEHVPAMLETIFKSAFGLEPAFGGLLGSAIVMGVKRGVFANEAGLGSAPNVAAVAAVRHPAAQGVVQAFSVFLDTFVICTCTALLILLSGFYTPGFEGDGITLTQNSLAAVVGDWGRLFVSVALSLFVFTCILYNYYLGENSLQFLTRNRLVLIGYRALVLALIVWGSVQNLSTVFAFADITMTCLAFVNLLALALLFKVGLRVMRDYDAQRSAGIDQPVFDSAQFADLDLDRNAWPAGQQAEAEREEPVGLPQTHR, from the coding sequence ATGCTCGACGCGCTCAACGACTTCCTCTCGGGGAAGGTGCTCATCGTCCTCATCGTCGGACTCGGCAGCTACTTCACGCTGCGTTCCCGCTTCGTCCAGTTCCGCCACTTCGGCCACATGTTCGGTGTGTTCAAGGAGTCGATCCGCGGCCAGGCTGGGCAACTGAGCTCCTTCCAGGCCCTGATGCTGAGCCTCGCCGGCCGCGTCGGCGCGGGCAACATCGCTGGTGTCGGCATCGCCGTGACCCTGGGCGGCCCGGGCGCGGTGTTCTGGATGTGGGTGACCGCGCTGGTCGGCATGTCCAGCAGCTTCTTCGAGTGCACCCTGGCGCAGGTCTACAAGCGCGCCGACGGTGACGGCCTGTACCGCGGCGGTCCGGCCTACTACATCGAGCACGGCCTGAAGCTGAAGACCATGGCGGTGGTGTTCTCCGTCCTGCTGCTGGTGACCTACGGCTTCGCCTTCAACGGCCTGCAGTCCTACACCGTGACCCATTCGCTGCAGAACGCCTTCGGCTTCGCCCCGCAGCACACCGGCATCGCCCTGGCCGTGCTGCTGGCCATCGTCTTCGTTGGCGGCATCAAGCGCATCGCGTCGGTGTCCGACCTGCTGGTACCGGTCAAGACCCTCGCCTACATCGGCGTGACCCTGTATGTGATCGGCACTCAGATCGAACACGTCCCGGCCATGCTGGAAACCATCTTCAAGAGCGCCTTCGGCCTCGAGCCTGCTTTCGGCGGCCTGCTGGGCAGCGCCATCGTCATGGGCGTGAAGCGTGGCGTGTTCGCCAACGAAGCGGGTCTGGGCAGTGCGCCGAACGTCGCCGCCGTGGCCGCCGTGCGCCACCCGGCCGCGCAGGGTGTGGTCCAGGCCTTCAGCGTGTTCCTCGACACCTTCGTCATCTGCACCTGCACCGCGCTGCTGATCCTGCTCTCGGGCTTCTACACCCCGGGCTTCGAAGGCGATGGCATCACCCTGACCCAGAACTCCCTGGCCGCGGTGGTCGGTGACTGGGGCCGCCTGTTCGTCAGCGTCGCCCTGTCGCTCTTCGTCTTCACCTGCATCCTCTACAACTACTACCTGGGCGAGAACAGCCTGCAGTTCCTGACCCGCAACCGCCTGGTGCTGATCGGTTACCGCGCGCTGGTCCTGGCGCTGATCGTCTGGGGCTCGGTGCAGAACCTGTCCACCGTGTTCGCCTTCGCCGACATCACCATGACCTGCCTCGCGTTCGTCAACCTGCTGGCCCTGGCGCTGCTGTTCAAGGTTGGCCTGCGGGTGATGCGCGATTACGATGCTCAGCGCAGTGCCGGCATCGATCAGCCGGTGTTCGACTCGGCGCAGTTCGCCGACCTCGATCTGGACCGCAATGCCTGGCCGGCCGGCCAGCAAGCCGAAGCCGAGCGCGAAGAGCCTGTAGGCCTGCCGCAGACGCACCGCTGA
- the grxC gene encoding glutaredoxin 3, producing the protein MKQVSLYTSDHCPYCRNAKALLERKGVKAIEYNVASDPQLLREMLARTGRRTVPQIYIGEHHVGGFDDLAALEHKGELDALLH; encoded by the coding sequence ATGAAGCAAGTGAGCCTGTACACCAGCGACCACTGCCCCTATTGCCGCAACGCCAAGGCGCTGCTCGAACGCAAGGGCGTGAAGGCCATCGAATACAACGTCGCCAGCGACCCACAGCTGCTGCGCGAAATGCTGGCCCGCACCGGACGCCGCACCGTGCCGCAGATCTATATCGGCGAGCACCACGTCGGCGGCTTCGACGACCTCGCGGCCCTGGAGCACAAGGGCGAGCTGGATGCGTTGTTGCACTAG